The Flammeovirgaceae bacterium genome contains a region encoding:
- a CDS encoding YceI family protein, translating to MKFFNRFSRRGLLLLVLYTSLSVVAHAQKYSVAEGVITFFSSATLEDIKADNRKVASVFNTASGEIAFSIPINQFQFEKKLMQEHFNEKYLESDKYPKSTFAGKVEGFTMGKPGMQQATAKGKLTIHGVTRDVEIPGTIEVQAGSLKLQSKFMVKLEDYNVKIPKLMWQNIAEQVEVTVDLTYKPQ from the coding sequence ATGAAATTCTTCAACCGTTTTTCAAGGCGGGGGCTGCTTCTATTGGTTTTATATACCAGCCTTTCAGTTGTTGCGCATGCACAAAAATATTCGGTGGCCGAAGGGGTTATTACTTTTTTTTCGTCTGCTACCCTCGAGGACATTAAGGCCGATAACCGCAAAGTGGCCAGTGTATTCAACACGGCTTCCGGTGAGATTGCTTTTTCAATACCCATTAACCAGTTTCAGTTCGAAAAAAAACTGATGCAGGAACACTTTAATGAAAAATACCTGGAATCCGATAAATATCCGAAATCAACTTTTGCCGGAAAAGTAGAAGGGTTTACCATGGGTAAACCGGGCATGCAGCAAGCCACTGCCAAAGGTAAACTTACTATTCATGGCGTTACCCGCGATGTTGAAATTCCCGGTACCATCGAAGTGCAGGCGGGCAGTCTGAAGCTCCAATCAAAATTTATGGTGAAGCTGGAAGACTACAATGTGAAAATTCCAAAACTGATGTGGCAGAATATTGCCGAGCAGGTAGAAGTTACGGTTGACCTGACTTACAAACCTCAATAA
- the msrA gene encoding peptide-methionine (S)-S-oxide reductase MsrA, translating to MLTRLTIIFIALLSVACYSQENRTKTTMNQSLSFATFGSGCFWCTEAIFQRVKGVEKVESGYAGGRVKNPTYKEVCSGLTGHAEVVQITYDPKVISFDELLEIFWQTHDPTTLNRQGADVGTQYRSVIFYHSPEQKQLAEKYKKNLDASGAFESPIVTEISPFTGFYKAEDYHQNYYNLNGSAPYCSYVIQPKVDKFKKVFAEKLKK from the coding sequence ATGCTTACACGACTTACCATTATATTCATTGCCCTGCTATCCGTTGCATGCTATAGCCAGGAAAACCGTACGAAAACCACCATGAATCAAAGTCTATCATTTGCCACATTCGGAAGCGGTTGCTTCTGGTGTACCGAGGCCATCTTTCAACGCGTAAAAGGCGTGGAAAAAGTTGAATCAGGTTATGCAGGTGGGCGGGTCAAAAACCCAACCTACAAAGAGGTTTGCAGTGGGTTAACCGGTCATGCCGAGGTTGTCCAAATCACTTATGATCCGAAAGTAATTTCGTTCGATGAGTTGCTGGAGATTTTCTGGCAAACCCACGACCCCACTACCCTTAACCGGCAGGGTGCCGATGTAGGCACACAATACCGGTCGGTGATTTTTTACCATTCACCTGAACAAAAACAACTGGCTGAAAAATACAAGAAAAACCTAGATGCCTCCGGAGCGTTTGAAAGCCCTATTGTAACAGAGATTAGCCCATTTACCGGATTTTATAAAGCCGAAGACTACCACCAGAACTACTATAACCTGAACGGCAGCGCCCCGTATTGCTCGTATGTTATCCAGCCAAAGGTGGATAAGTTTAAAAAGGTGTTTGCTGAAAAACTGAAGAAATAG
- a CDS encoding type II toxin-antitoxin system VapC family toxin: MSGIRIVSDTNPLIYLLSGSKEVGNHLDGKECWISVITELELFGKKGLSAQHKREIQKLLDSCFIVDLLPEIKSLIKDIQQTNTLKLPDAIIAATAIYLDLPLLTADKNFKKIGDLELILISI, encoded by the coding sequence ATGAGTGGGATTAGAATTGTTTCGGACACCAACCCGTTAATTTACCTGCTGTCCGGAAGTAAAGAAGTTGGAAATCATCTGGATGGAAAAGAATGTTGGATTTCAGTAATAACCGAACTGGAATTATTTGGCAAAAAAGGTCTTAGTGCTCAGCATAAACGCGAGATCCAAAAATTATTGGATAGTTGTTTTATTGTTGACTTGCTTCCGGAAATCAAGTCTCTTATTAAAGATATTCAGCAGACCAATACCTTAAAGTTACCAGATGCCATTATTGCTGCAACTGCAATATACCTTGATTTACCCCTGCTTACAGCCGATAAGAATTTTAAAAAGATCGGAGACCTTGAGCTTATTCTGATTTCAATTTAA
- a CDS encoding transposase, with product MKKSKFTEAQIIGILNEQIQQDQKVAEVCRKHGISSVPAASPARNAAAG from the coding sequence ATGAAGAAGAGCAAATTTACCGAGGCCCAGATTATTGGCATCCTCAACGAACAAATCCAACAAGACCAGAAGGTGGCCGAAGTATGCCGCAAGCATGGTATTAGCTCTGTCCCCGCAGCGTCTCCTGCAAGGAACGCTGCGGCAGGGTAG
- the lhgO gene encoding L-2-hydroxyglutarate oxidase, translating into MQSDVIIIGGGIVGLATAYQILRNNPRLKLTLIEKESEVARHQTGNNSGVIHSGIYYKPGSLKATNCITGYNQLLQFCDQYGVRYELCGKIIVATAGAEIPLLKNLFNRGIENGLTGLRMLGKEELKEYEPHVNGLAGIHVPQTGIIDYKEVALMYSKLIQQAEGKLLFNEKVIDLQPGDNKVIVASNRQTYSAKLVVNCAGLYSDKIANLTVQKLNVKIIPFRGEYYKLRKEKEYLVRNLIYPVPDPNFPFLGVHFTRMIKGGVEAGPNAVLAFKREGYRKSDVNMRELMESLTWPGFQKVAWKYWRTGMGEMYRSFSKAAFTKALQKLLPEIQQADLIDGGAGVRAQACNRTGGLVDDFLILEDRHVINVCNAPSPAATSSLAIGQTITEKVLKRLS; encoded by the coding sequence GTGCAGAGCGATGTAATAATTATAGGCGGGGGTATTGTAGGACTGGCAACTGCCTACCAGATTCTCCGGAACAATCCCAGGCTTAAGCTTACACTTATCGAAAAGGAAAGCGAAGTAGCCCGGCACCAAACCGGAAATAACAGCGGGGTAATCCATTCGGGTATCTATTATAAGCCGGGAAGCCTCAAGGCCACAAACTGCATTACCGGTTACAACCAGTTGCTGCAATTTTGTGATCAGTACGGTGTGCGATACGAATTGTGTGGTAAAATTATTGTTGCTACTGCCGGGGCAGAAATTCCTTTACTGAAGAATCTGTTTAACAGGGGTATTGAAAACGGGCTTACCGGGCTGCGCATGCTGGGCAAGGAAGAACTTAAAGAATACGAGCCACACGTAAATGGCCTTGCCGGCATCCATGTGCCACAAACGGGGATAATTGATTACAAGGAAGTGGCACTGATGTACAGTAAACTGATTCAACAAGCAGAAGGCAAACTGCTATTCAATGAGAAAGTAATTGATCTGCAGCCCGGGGATAACAAAGTTATTGTTGCATCCAACCGGCAAACATATTCAGCAAAACTGGTTGTGAACTGTGCCGGACTATACTCTGATAAAATCGCAAACCTGACTGTACAGAAACTGAACGTAAAAATCATCCCCTTCCGTGGCGAGTACTATAAATTACGAAAAGAGAAAGAGTACCTGGTTAGAAATTTAATTTACCCGGTTCCTGATCCGAACTTCCCCTTCCTTGGTGTTCATTTTACCCGGATGATAAAAGGTGGTGTTGAAGCGGGCCCTAACGCGGTACTGGCTTTTAAGCGCGAAGGATACCGGAAATCCGATGTGAACATGCGAGAGTTGATGGAATCATTGACCTGGCCGGGGTTTCAAAAGGTAGCCTGGAAGTATTGGAGAACCGGTATGGGAGAAATGTACCGTTCGTTTTCAAAAGCCGCATTTACCAAAGCGTTGCAAAAGCTACTTCCTGAAATACAACAGGCCGACCTGATTGACGGTGGCGCAGGCGTACGGGCCCAGGCGTGCAACCGCACCGGTGGCCTGGTTGATGATTTTCTGATCCTGGAAGACAGGCATGTTATCAATGTATGCAATGCACCTTCTCCGGCAGCAACTTCATCACTCGCTATTGGGCAAACAATAACTGAAAAGGTATTAAAAAGACTTAGCTGA
- a CDS encoding ORF6N domain-containing protein, whose protein sequence is MNKIYLIRNHKVMLDRDLAELYGVKAIRLREQVKRNQERFPGNFMFQLTEQEAESMVSQNAIPSKQHLGGYLPYAFTEHGVLMLANVLKSEQAIKMSIRIIEIFVKLRETLLTHKDILLKLEQLERKTLRQDGDIKLIFKYLKELLNPPTVPTRKIGFRRKEED, encoded by the coding sequence ATGAATAAAATTTACCTGATCAGAAATCATAAAGTAATGTTGGACAGAGACCTTGCGGAACTTTACGGAGTGAAAGCCATACGATTAAGAGAACAGGTGAAACGTAATCAAGAGCGGTTCCCCGGGAATTTCATGTTCCAACTTACCGAACAGGAGGCAGAAAGCATGGTATCGCAAAATGCGATACCTTCAAAACAACACCTGGGTGGTTACTTACCTTATGCTTTTACTGAACACGGAGTGTTAATGCTGGCCAATGTTTTAAAAAGTGAGCAGGCGATTAAAATGAGTATCCGGATAATAGAAATCTTTGTGAAGCTTCGGGAAACGTTACTGACTCACAAAGACATTCTACTGAAGCTTGAACAATTGGAAAGAAAAACCCTTCGGCAAGATGGAGACATAAAACTGATTTTTAAATACCTGAAAGAATTACTCAATCCGCCTACCGTACCTACGCGCAAGATTGGTTTTAGGCGCAAAGAAGAAGATTAG
- a CDS encoding SprB repeat-containing protein, with protein sequence MQLKTLLFYRLAGISLFVTTFLLSNCSSNDEPEVVNCATTDLAISLVSKTDPTNCTAVNGSISVTASGGVLPYQFKLDAGTFGTAAVFNNLGGGTFIITVRDNNGCEKELSVTLELPSGLTATETSQTSNSNCLPPYNGSVSVSASGGSGTYEYAIDGGVFGTSNSFNALKDGIHTITVKDVGDNCTFELSVNVGRLPTGVKYNGVGQIKELFQTKCSGGSCHPSNGDWFTYSSAFAKRNEIKSRTQSGDMPRGGGTLTQDQKDLIACWVDDGAPEN encoded by the coding sequence ATGCAACTTAAAACCCTCTTATTTTACCGGTTAGCCGGCATCAGTTTATTCGTAACCACCTTTTTGCTATCCAACTGCTCCAGCAACGATGAGCCTGAGGTAGTGAATTGTGCAACCACCGACCTGGCTATTTCGCTGGTCAGCAAAACCGATCCCACAAACTGCACGGCAGTAAATGGCAGCATTTCGGTTACTGCATCTGGCGGAGTTTTACCCTATCAGTTTAAACTGGATGCGGGCACCTTCGGTACGGCAGCCGTTTTTAACAACCTGGGTGGTGGTACGTTTATCATTACTGTTAGGGATAATAATGGTTGTGAAAAGGAGCTTTCTGTTACGCTTGAATTACCTTCAGGTCTTACGGCTACAGAAACCTCGCAAACATCAAACAGCAATTGCCTTCCTCCTTACAATGGGTCAGTGTCTGTTAGTGCAAGCGGTGGCAGCGGTACGTATGAATATGCGATTGATGGCGGAGTGTTTGGTACGTCAAATTCCTTTAACGCATTAAAGGACGGAATCCATACCATAACAGTAAAAGATGTTGGTGATAACTGTACGTTTGAATTAAGCGTAAATGTGGGCCGGTTGCCAACCGGTGTCAAGTATAATGGTGTAGGTCAGATAAAAGAGTTGTTTCAGACTAAATGTAGTGGTGGCAGTTGCCACCCTTCAAATGGTGATTGGTTCACCTATTCATCAGCCTTTGCCAAGCGTAACGAGATTAAATCGCGGACACAAAGCGGGGATATGCCTCGTGGCGGAGGTACCTTAACTCAGGATCAAAAGGATTTGATAGCCTGCTGGGTTGACGATGGCGCCCCTGAAAATTAA
- a CDS encoding RidA family protein, producing MRKNFSTGAKWEDIVGYSRAVQVDNQLEVTGTVAVDENGTLVGKDDFYEQTRFILGKMARVIESAGFALSDVVRTRIFVTDISKWEEVGRAHQQFFGTIKPATTMVEVSALISPEYLVEVEASLIKSAGGEVKRQRLELWSTR from the coding sequence ATGCGCAAAAACTTTTCAACCGGAGCTAAATGGGAGGATATTGTGGGGTATTCGCGGGCTGTACAGGTAGACAATCAACTGGAGGTTACCGGTACTGTGGCTGTTGATGAAAATGGCACGTTGGTGGGGAAAGATGATTTTTACGAACAAACCCGTTTTATTTTAGGCAAGATGGCGCGGGTAATTGAATCTGCGGGCTTTGCCCTTAGCGATGTGGTGCGCACCCGTATTTTTGTTACGGATATATCGAAATGGGAGGAAGTCGGGCGCGCCCATCAGCAGTTTTTCGGTACCATTAAGCCGGCAACCACCATGGTTGAAGTAAGCGCCTTAATATCTCCTGAATACCTTGTTGAAGTTGAGGCATCACTTATAAAATCAGCTGGTGGTGAAGTAAAGCGCCAGCGGCTTGAACTTTGGTCAACCCGGTAA
- a CDS encoding sodium:solute symporter family protein: protein MLLLSIILYLLLTVMVGFWAARRVRNTGDFMLAGRSLPIVLSTSALFATWFGSETVFGASSEFLKGGLFAVIEDPFGAALCLLLFGIFFARKLYAMNLLTLADFFKVRFGKRTELVASIFMVPSYFGYTAGQLVALGLILNVVAGLPVWQGVVISSAIVTLYTFVGGMWAISVTDFIQSIIIVLGLVILAVVLAGKAGGAMTVLNEVPKENFKFLPEFTPAAILTYLAAWSVLGLGSIPSQDVFQRAMSSGSSTIAVKSCYYAAVLYLTVAMLPLFISLCIKHLYPGQLSEDTQLTLPSMVLAHTALPVQILFFGSLLSAILSTTSSSILAPAAILSENIVKPMMQTAPTDRQLLLITRVSVLIFSVGATVMASLKSNIYELVGGSSILSLVSLFVPMLLGLYWKGTSGTGAMVSMVSGMAAWIYFELYPISVPALIPATAISFAAAVVGSIFFPDRKFS, encoded by the coding sequence TTGCTGCTACTTTCCATCATTCTCTACCTTCTTCTTACTGTGATGGTAGGCTTTTGGGCTGCCCGCAGGGTACGGAATACCGGTGATTTTATGCTTGCCGGCCGGAGCCTGCCGATTGTGTTAAGTACATCGGCCTTGTTTGCCACCTGGTTCGGATCGGAAACGGTGTTTGGTGCGTCATCAGAGTTTCTGAAAGGCGGATTGTTCGCGGTTATTGAAGATCCGTTTGGCGCTGCACTTTGTTTGTTGCTTTTCGGCATATTCTTCGCCCGAAAGTTGTATGCGATGAATCTGCTAACCCTGGCCGACTTCTTTAAAGTACGCTTTGGCAAGCGTACGGAGTTGGTCGCCAGCATTTTCATGGTGCCTTCGTATTTTGGCTATACGGCCGGTCAGTTGGTAGCCCTGGGATTGATTCTGAATGTTGTTGCCGGATTACCGGTGTGGCAAGGGGTGGTCATCAGTTCAGCCATAGTTACCCTTTATACATTTGTCGGGGGTATGTGGGCCATATCCGTTACCGATTTTATTCAAAGCATCATTATTGTTTTAGGGCTTGTTATCCTTGCCGTTGTACTGGCTGGTAAGGCGGGAGGAGCAATGACGGTACTTAATGAGGTGCCAAAAGAGAATTTTAAGTTTTTACCTGAATTCACCCCGGCTGCCATTCTCACCTACCTTGCTGCCTGGTCGGTATTGGGCTTGGGCTCCATCCCTTCACAGGATGTTTTTCAACGGGCCATGTCGTCCGGTTCATCAACCATAGCAGTAAAATCGTGTTACTATGCCGCGGTGCTTTACCTCACGGTAGCCATGCTCCCGCTGTTCATCAGTTTATGCATTAAACACCTTTACCCCGGCCAACTTAGCGAGGACACACAATTGACTCTTCCGAGCATGGTTTTGGCACATACAGCCCTGCCGGTTCAGATCTTGTTTTTTGGCTCGCTGCTCTCGGCCATTCTCAGCACAACAAGTTCTTCCATCCTGGCGCCTGCTGCTATTTTATCTGAAAATATTGTTAAGCCGATGATGCAAACAGCCCCGACCGATAGGCAACTGCTTTTAATTACGCGCGTTTCAGTATTGATTTTCAGTGTAGGCGCAACCGTTATGGCATCGTTAAAATCAAATATTTATGAATTGGTAGGAGGGTCATCAATCCTGAGTCTTGTATCGCTGTTTGTGCCGATGTTGCTGGGGTTATACTGGAAGGGTACCAGTGGCACAGGCGCCATGGTGTCGATGGTATCGGGAATGGCGGCCTGGATTTATTTTGAACTGTACCCGATATCCGTACCGGCACTTATACCGGCTACCGCCATCAGCTTTGCGGCTGCAGTAGTTGGCAGTATTTTTTTTCCTGACAGGAAGTTTAGCTGA
- a CDS encoding ThiF family adenylyltransferase, giving the protein MNKLTAEELIRYSRHLVLTDFGIEAQLKLKSTRVLVVGAGGLGCPVLLYLTAAGVGTIGIADFDVVQESNLQRQILFTTDDIGRNKSEAAVERLAKLNPFPAFTAYPVKLTRHNALEIITHYDLVIDGSDNFPTRYLVNDACVLCNKPLVYGAILQYEGQVAVFNIVKKDGTRSANYRDLFPHPPRPDEVPNCEEAGVLGVLPGIVGSLMANEAIKLLTGKGELLAGKLFLFDSQVLHTTTLTIPDRNGRNYITELIDYELFCGINQNKNKSLGMKEVTVQELKQMLDNGEDFQLIDVRESYENELSNLGGELIPMAEVPHNIASISKTKKVVIHCRSGGRSGNIIQWLEKNHGFDNLYNLKGGILAWAREIDPSLPVS; this is encoded by the coding sequence GTGAACAAGTTAACTGCTGAGGAATTAATACGCTATAGCCGCCACCTGGTTTTAACCGATTTCGGTATTGAAGCACAACTAAAATTAAAATCCACGCGTGTTCTGGTGGTTGGAGCGGGCGGGCTGGGCTGCCCTGTCCTGCTGTACCTTACGGCCGCAGGGGTGGGCACTATCGGTATTGCCGATTTTGATGTTGTGCAGGAATCAAACCTGCAGCGGCAGATACTGTTTACAACAGATGACATTGGAAGAAATAAATCTGAAGCTGCCGTTGAAAGACTTGCAAAACTAAACCCCTTTCCGGCATTTACTGCGTATCCGGTAAAACTTACCAGGCACAATGCGCTGGAAATAATCACTCACTATGATCTGGTTATCGATGGATCGGATAATTTCCCTACGCGTTACCTCGTTAACGATGCCTGCGTATTGTGCAACAAGCCACTGGTGTACGGAGCCATCCTGCAATATGAAGGGCAGGTAGCCGTATTCAATATAGTGAAGAAAGATGGAACCCGTAGCGCAAATTACCGCGACTTATTCCCTCACCCACCCCGGCCGGACGAAGTGCCCAATTGTGAGGAAGCCGGAGTTTTAGGTGTACTTCCGGGCATTGTTGGTAGCCTGATGGCCAATGAGGCAATCAAACTATTAACCGGTAAAGGTGAATTACTTGCGGGTAAACTCTTTCTTTTTGATAGCCAGGTGCTTCATACCACAACACTCACTATTCCTGATAGGAATGGGCGGAATTACATAACCGAATTAATCGATTACGAACTATTTTGTGGTATAAATCAGAATAAAAACAAATCTTTGGGCATGAAAGAAGTAACTGTACAGGAACTGAAACAAATGCTTGACAACGGAGAGGATTTTCAGCTTATTGATGTCCGCGAATCGTATGAAAATGAATTATCAAACCTTGGTGGCGAACTTATTCCAATGGCCGAGGTGCCCCATAATATTGCCAGCATTTCAAAAACAAAGAAGGTAGTAATTCATTGCCGCAGTGGCGGACGCAGCGGAAATATCATCCAGTGGCTTGAAAAAAATCACGGCTTCGATAACCTGTATAACCTGAAAGGCGGTATTCTGGCGTGGGCCCGCGAAATTGATCCCTCGCTGCCGGTCAGCTAA
- a CDS encoding GAF domain-containing protein has product MDKKKGRFSFRFTIGNKILGGFMAVMALFIVNAAIIFMTGNQIDNVVKTSAEIIRPSKDAINEFVLTVERYQKLVTSWVYLQTNEENKKALIQLVKYEYPELKERIEKLKNTWEVDSQKVIVDSVFARFERIQRSAESQITSQLATFESYEDGITKLLAEDVLESQINPQLQTILTDLNNLAKAQTVITAQSEEELIVSTRNLRNITLILAGVTILLGFGAALLLMRSITRPVNFLKNVVVKLGRGELVEEKQTKFSNDEIGEMAQAMDNLVTGLKATTLFAGNIGKGNYATDFKPLSDHDVLGNALINMRDNLARVAEEDKKRNWATEGLARFGEILRSNTNDLNKLADEIIMNLVKYLKGNQGAIYIVDDVERGEEPTISMKSCYAWDKKKYLNHKIHKGEGLAGQAWQEGETIYLTEVPQNYIKITSGLGDANPTCILIVPLKVNEQIFGIVEIASFTELQDFEIEFVEKIAESIASTISTVKVNARTQRLLEESQEMTEQMRAQEEEMRQNMEELQATQEEMQRNQSETEGTMLAINNALAIADYDVEGKITKINSNYLTLLGYSQSEVIGEHHRLFVTKDEKSSEEYRQFWRDLALGNSKRGTFKRLTRRGEVITVKSNFNPVKNRQGEIVRIMEIAYEA; this is encoded by the coding sequence ATGGATAAGAAGAAAGGCCGGTTTAGTTTCAGGTTTACCATCGGAAATAAAATCCTTGGGGGGTTTATGGCTGTTATGGCCCTCTTTATTGTTAATGCCGCCATTATATTCATGACCGGCAACCAGATTGATAATGTAGTTAAAACCTCAGCGGAGATCATCCGCCCATCAAAAGATGCAATAAATGAGTTCGTTTTAACCGTTGAGCGGTACCAGAAACTGGTAACCAGTTGGGTTTATCTGCAAACCAATGAAGAAAATAAAAAAGCCCTGATACAATTGGTTAAATATGAATACCCGGAATTAAAAGAACGCATCGAAAAGCTTAAAAACACCTGGGAGGTTGATAGTCAGAAAGTAATTGTTGATTCTGTTTTTGCCCGATTTGAACGCATCCAGCGTAGTGCCGAATCACAAATCACTTCACAACTGGCCACCTTCGAGAGTTATGAAGACGGCATTACCAAGCTGCTTGCCGAAGATGTTTTGGAGAGTCAGATTAACCCCCAGTTGCAAACAATCCTTACTGATTTAAACAACCTGGCTAAAGCGCAAACGGTAATAACGGCTCAATCTGAAGAAGAGTTGATTGTCTCCACCCGAAACTTGCGGAACATTACCCTTATTTTGGCCGGTGTTACCATTTTGCTTGGTTTTGGTGCTGCCCTCTTGCTGATGCGATCAATAACCCGTCCGGTTAACTTTCTTAAGAATGTGGTTGTAAAACTGGGCCGTGGCGAGTTGGTTGAAGAAAAGCAAACCAAGTTCAGCAACGATGAAATCGGAGAGATGGCCCAGGCGATGGATAACCTTGTTACTGGTTTAAAAGCCACTACGTTATTTGCCGGCAATATCGGTAAAGGAAATTATGCCACTGATTTCAAGCCCCTCAGCGATCATGATGTGCTGGGTAATGCGCTGATAAACATGCGCGATAACCTGGCCCGCGTAGCTGAAGAGGATAAGAAGCGCAACTGGGCTACCGAAGGGCTTGCCAGGTTCGGTGAAATACTTCGGTCCAATACAAACGACCTGAATAAGCTGGCTGATGAGATTATCATGAACCTGGTAAAATACCTAAAAGGCAACCAGGGCGCCATTTATATTGTTGATGACGTTGAACGCGGAGAAGAACCCACCATTTCGATGAAATCGTGTTATGCGTGGGATAAGAAGAAATACCTGAACCACAAAATTCATAAGGGCGAAGGTCTGGCCGGGCAGGCCTGGCAGGAAGGCGAAACAATTTACCTGACTGAAGTTCCACAGAATTACATTAAGATTACCTCAGGCCTGGGCGATGCCAACCCCACCTGTATTTTGATTGTTCCGCTTAAAGTAAATGAACAGATATTCGGTATTGTTGAAATTGCCTCATTCACTGAATTGCAGGACTTTGAAATTGAATTTGTTGAGAAAATTGCCGAGAGTATTGCGTCAACTATTTCAACGGTAAAAGTAAATGCCCGTACACAGCGCCTGCTGGAAGAGTCGCAGGAAATGACGGAACAGATGCGTGCGCAGGAGGAAGAGATGCGCCAGAATATGGAGGAGCTGCAGGCTACGCAGGAAGAGATGCAACGCAACCAGTCGGAAACCGAGGGCACTATGCTGGCCATTAACAATGCGCTGGCTATAGCCGATTATGATGTGGAGGGTAAGATCACCAAAATCAACAGCAACTACCTTACCTTATTGGGGTATTCGCAAAGTGAAGTTATCGGTGAGCATCACCGGTTGTTTGTAACCAAAGACGAAAAGAGCAGCGAGGAATACAGGCAATTCTGGCGCGACCTGGCCTTGGGTAATTCAAAGCGTGGCACCTTTAAGCGGTTAACCCGCAGGGGAGAAGTGATTACCGTAAAATCCAATTTTAATCCGGTTAAAAACCGGCAGGGTGAAATCGTTCGTATAATGGAAATCGCCTATGAGGCTTGA